In Hemitrygon akajei chromosome 9, sHemAka1.3, whole genome shotgun sequence, the following are encoded in one genomic region:
- the LOC140732679 gene encoding general transcription factor II-I repeat domain-containing protein 2-like, which translates to MENSKKRKVTEENRTFNDTWADSFAFTADETGLPVCLICNEKLANHKKSNVVRHFQNKHAAFAQKYPDGDERKKTVSELMRKVDLSKNHFKKWMKSGKSTTYASFVAAQEIVRHGKQFTDGEYIKESFIKISEHQFTDFKNKSEIVQKIRDMPLSAKTVKDRTIKMAEDITRQQIKDINSAVAYSIACDESKDKGDIEQIALFCRYVNSAGPQEEMIELIPLKGQTQGEDICEAVLNCLRAKGIKTTHLVSVATDGAPSMTGAHKGFVALLQKSLDRKLLTFHCILHQEALCAQTFPPECTEVMDVVIQIVNKIMAKSLNHRQFCLLLDELESAYSDLLLHNKVRWLSRGEVLKRFVACLEEVETFLGSKGLTFPELEQSEWLEKLHFMVDMTAHLNTLNTALQGKGRTALHMLEDVLAFERKLTVLARDLQKGALSHFPNLREFKQAHDMINSEYLHSAIIAMQTSFGKRFCEFREEKNTLSFPVTPLSIDPSLLNTTALAVVSQPDLEMELADIADKDIWVSEFRRLTADLEDVTRQKAVLAQNHKWSDIENLPKPDKLVFETWNAIPDIYVNIKKYALGVLSIFGSTYVCEQVFSNMNFIKNKHRARLTDDSLRSCVKMKVTSYSPDVQTLCAEVQEQKSH; encoded by the coding sequence ATGGAGAATTCTAAAAAAAGAAAAGTGACTGAAGAAAACAGAACGTTTAATGATACGTGGGCAGATTCATTTGCTTTCACTGCTGACGAGACTGGTTTACCGGTATGCTTAATATGCAATGAGAAACTAGCAAACCACAAAAAGTCAAATGTCGTAAGACATTTCCAGAATAAACACGCAGCCTTTGCTCAAAAGTATCCGGATGgagatgagagaaaaaaaaccgTTTCGGAACTGATGCGGAAGGTTGATCTGAGCAAAAATCATTTCAAGAAGTGGATGAAGTCTGGAAAATCAACTACATATGCTAGTTTTGTTGCCGCTCAGGAAATAGTCAGGCACGGGAAGCAGTTTACAGATGGTGAATATATAAAAGAATCTTTCATTAAGATTTCAGAACATCAATTCACGGACTTTAAAAACAAGAGTGAAATTGTGCAGAAAATCAGGGATATGCCCCTCTCTGCAAAGACTGTCAAAGATAGAACCATAAAAATGGCAGAAGACATCACAAGACAGCAAATTAAAGACATCAATTCAGCTGTGGCCTACTCGATTGCCTGTGACGAGTCTAAAGACAAAGGTGATATTGAACAAATAGCACTGTTCTGCCGGTATGTAAACTCTGCCGGGCCACAGGAAGAAATGATTGAGTTGATACCTCTAAAAGGCCAAACACAGGGGGAGGACATCTGTGAGGCTGTCTTGAATTGTTTAAGAGCCAAAGGAATAAAGACCACCCACCTGGTGTCAGTAGCTACTGATGGGGCACCAAGTATGACAGGAGCGCACAAGGGATTTGTGGCTTTACTGCAGAAGTCGCTGGACAGAAAGCTGCtgacttttcactgcatcttgcacCAAGAAGCACTGTGCGCTCAAACATTTCCTCCGGAATGCACAGAAGTAATGGATGTTGTCATTCAGATTGTCAATAAAATAATGGCAAAAAGTTTAAATCACCGTCAATTCTGTTTGTTACTGGACGAGCTGGAAAGCGCATATTCTGATCTCCTGCTGCACAACAAAGTCCGGTGGCTGTCCAGAGGGGAGGTGCTGAAACGCTTTGTCGCGTGTCTGGAAGAAGTGGAAACTTTCCTGGGCAGCAAAGGGCTCACCTTTCCTGAGCTGGAACAGTCAGAGTGGCTGGAAAAGCTACACTTCATGGTAGACATGACAGCGCACCTGAACACGCTGAACACGGCTCTTCAGGGGAAAGGACGGACAGCCCTACACATGTTGGAGGATGTTTTGGCATTCGAGCGCAAGTTGACAGTGCTTGCCAGAGATTTACAAAAAGGCGCATTGTCTCACTTCCCCAATTTGAGAGAGTTCAAACAAGCTCACGACATGATAAATTCGGAGTATTTACATTCTGCAATCATCGCAATGCAAACATCATTTGGGAAAcgcttctgtgagttcagagaggaaaaaaacacattATCCTTCCCGGTCACTCCCCTAAGCATCGATCCATCCCTACTGAATACGACTGCATTGGCAGTTGTGAGTCAACCTGATCTTGAGATGGAACTGGCCGACATAGCCGACAAAGACATATGGGTGTCCGAGTTTAGACGCTTGACAGCAGACCTTGAAGATGTTACCCGTCAGAAGGCCGTTCTTGCTCAGAATCACAAATGGAGTGATATTGAAAACCTCCCCAAACCGGACAAACTTGTGTTCGAAACATGGAATGCTATCCCCGACATTTATGTAAACATTAAAAAGTATGCGCTTGGAGTCCTGTCGATCTTTGGATCCACATATGTATGTGAGCAGGTGTTCTCCAACATGAACTTTATTAAAAACAAACATCGCGCACGCCTCACAGATGACAGCTTGCGATCCTGTGTAAAGATGAAGGTGACGTCATACAGCCCTGATGTGCAGACACTGTGCGCTGAAGTCCAGGAGCAGAAATCCCATTAA